Proteins from a genomic interval of Kitasatospora herbaricolor:
- a CDS encoding BrxA/BrxB family bacilliredoxin — protein MPYSPMLVKPMREELTEAGFTELLHPEAVDAAMEKAKKGLTLVAVNSVTGCAAGMARPGVRIALEEAAKRPDQLLSVFDEQDVEATARMRSYFADIPPSHPSFALFKDGELVAFIPRHRIEGRDARAVAADLTAAFEEFAD, from the coding sequence ATGCCGTACTCGCCGATGCTGGTCAAGCCGATGCGCGAAGAACTGACCGAGGCCGGGTTCACCGAACTGCTCCACCCCGAGGCCGTGGACGCCGCCATGGAGAAGGCGAAGAAGGGCCTGACCCTCGTCGCGGTCAACTCCGTCACGGGCTGCGCCGCCGGAATGGCCCGGCCCGGGGTGCGGATCGCCCTGGAGGAGGCCGCCAAGCGGCCCGACCAGCTGCTGTCGGTCTTCGACGAGCAGGACGTCGAGGCGACCGCCCGGATGCGGTCCTACTTCGCCGACATCCCGCCGTCCCACCCCTCCTTCGCCCTCTTCAAGGACGGCGAGCTGGTCGCCTTCATCCCGCGCCACCGCATCGAGGGCCGCGACGCCCGCGCGGTCGCCGCCGACCTCACCGCCGCGTTCGAGGAGTTCGCCGACTGA
- a CDS encoding ATP-binding protein, whose protein sequence is MPGEWVGGPGTGRRAGFAFVGRGGELRALTDTLRDGPAVVLVEGEAGVGKSRLLREAAARLDGEGLVVLRGWCHPLREPLPFGPVVDALRDAHALFGPGTDLSPATAALHPYLPELTGRLPERTEEPGAGPQQQLMRAVQDLLGSLGPVVLMVEDLHWADDATRDLLLLLARNPPKGLRLVLTYRAHDLSGARNVLGVPYRRPVGVGGTEITLTPLTEEQVRELAASAIGPAAAARLGRKLFERSGGLPLAAEEDLLVLADRVQDGAFTGVSSLLEEAGVPRALQEAVNSRVAVLDPGAVAVVEAAAVLAVPTSEEQLALLAGLEDEQAEEALTAALLADVLVERGPGRYGFRHVLARQAVYERIPGPRRRRLHVRAIEALTGRQTPALVQIAHHTRRLGDVTAWLPTARAAADHAVAVGDDGVAAELLQQLLAEAALPSGERARTALELSRIAMYRADSSTSTAILGRIIADPALPTVVRGEIRFNLSRALVDSSADRSHSVAQMQQAITELADRPGLAAVAMSALSMVSGRGSRISTTAEDQALMAEAVRTVARSEDPLARATVLTNRITLMGMTGDARAGELLAELPRSSPDRAVQRECARALYNAAYGAMLRGNDRARALHDEAEEAARRTGYQVIEQGCAVIRLRLDLAEGQWSGLDDRLAAVLPQTAEGTKFRIAALMVRAALEVARGYWAAARQNLATFTTTDEENASWDVGQAGVTLLGRIDLLEGDPEAAWERLRRPLAARRHKGVWVRAHDLTPTAVQAALACGLSAEAERLTDEAATGIEGRDAPAAAAEVLWCRGMTTAATDPLAALAHLTRAQARYEALGRLHTAARVAEQAGCLRLAHDPDEAGHHLRQALDVFTRLGATADAARCRQALRETGVRSPDPGRRHSYGPELSPRERQVAELLATGAGNQAIARVLGLSTRTAEHHVANTLKKLGLRRDQVRDATGAGGCT, encoded by the coding sequence GTGCCAGGTGAGTGGGTCGGCGGGCCGGGGACGGGCCGCCGCGCGGGTTTCGCGTTCGTCGGACGCGGCGGCGAGTTGCGTGCGCTCACGGACACTCTGCGTGACGGGCCGGCCGTGGTCCTGGTCGAGGGCGAGGCCGGGGTGGGCAAGTCCCGGCTGCTGCGGGAGGCCGCCGCGCGGCTGGACGGCGAAGGACTGGTGGTCCTTCGGGGCTGGTGCCATCCGCTGCGCGAACCGCTGCCGTTCGGGCCGGTCGTCGACGCGCTGCGCGACGCGCACGCCCTGTTCGGCCCCGGGACGGACCTCAGCCCCGCGACCGCGGCGCTCCACCCCTACCTGCCGGAACTCACCGGGCGGCTGCCGGAGCGGACGGAGGAGCCCGGGGCGGGCCCGCAGCAGCAGCTGATGCGGGCGGTCCAGGACCTGCTGGGCTCGCTGGGCCCGGTCGTCCTGATGGTGGAGGACCTGCACTGGGCGGACGACGCGACCAGGGACCTGCTCCTGCTGCTCGCCCGGAACCCGCCGAAGGGCCTGCGCCTGGTGCTCACCTACCGTGCGCACGACCTCTCGGGCGCCCGCAACGTGCTCGGCGTGCCGTACCGGCGGCCGGTCGGGGTCGGCGGCACCGAGATCACCCTCACCCCGCTGACCGAGGAGCAGGTGCGCGAACTCGCCGCCTCGGCGATCGGCCCGGCCGCCGCCGCCCGGCTCGGCCGCAAGCTGTTCGAGCGCAGCGGCGGGCTCCCGCTGGCCGCCGAGGAGGACCTGCTGGTGCTCGCCGACCGGGTGCAGGACGGCGCCTTCACCGGCGTCTCCTCGCTGCTGGAGGAGGCGGGGGTGCCGCGCGCCCTGCAGGAGGCGGTGAACAGCCGGGTGGCGGTGCTCGACCCCGGTGCGGTCGCGGTGGTCGAGGCCGCCGCGGTGCTGGCGGTGCCCACCAGCGAGGAACAACTCGCGCTGCTGGCCGGGCTGGAGGACGAGCAGGCGGAGGAGGCGCTGACCGCGGCCCTGCTGGCCGACGTGCTGGTCGAACGCGGCCCCGGCCGCTACGGGTTCCGCCACGTGCTGGCCCGTCAGGCCGTGTACGAGCGGATACCCGGCCCACGCCGCCGCCGGCTGCACGTCCGCGCCATCGAGGCGCTGACCGGCCGGCAGACGCCCGCACTGGTCCAGATCGCCCACCACACCCGCCGGCTCGGGGACGTCACCGCCTGGCTGCCCACCGCCCGGGCCGCCGCCGACCACGCGGTCGCCGTGGGCGACGACGGCGTCGCCGCCGAACTCCTCCAGCAGCTCCTCGCCGAGGCCGCCCTGCCGTCCGGGGAGCGGGCCCGCACCGCCCTCGAACTCAGCCGGATCGCCATGTACCGCGCCGATTCCTCGACCAGCACGGCGATCCTGGGCCGGATCATCGCCGACCCGGCCCTGCCCACCGTGGTCCGCGGCGAGATCCGCTTCAACCTCAGCCGAGCCCTGGTGGACAGCAGCGCCGACCGGAGCCACAGCGTCGCGCAGATGCAGCAGGCGATCACCGAGCTGGCGGACCGGCCCGGACTGGCCGCCGTCGCCATGTCGGCGCTCAGCATGGTCTCCGGCCGCGGCTCGCGGATCAGCACCACCGCGGAGGACCAGGCCCTGATGGCCGAGGCCGTGCGCACCGTCGCCCGGAGCGAGGACCCGCTGGCCCGGGCGACCGTCCTGACCAACCGGATCACCCTGATGGGCATGACCGGTGACGCCCGGGCCGGCGAACTCCTGGCGGAACTGCCGCGCAGCAGCCCCGACCGCGCCGTCCAGCGCGAGTGCGCCCGGGCGCTCTACAACGCCGCCTACGGGGCGATGCTGCGCGGCAACGACCGGGCCCGCGCCCTGCACGACGAGGCCGAGGAGGCCGCCCGCCGCACCGGCTACCAGGTCATCGAACAGGGCTGTGCGGTGATCCGGCTCCGTCTCGACCTCGCCGAAGGGCAGTGGTCCGGCCTGGACGACCGGCTGGCGGCGGTCCTGCCGCAGACGGCCGAGGGCACCAAGTTCAGGATCGCCGCGCTGATGGTCCGGGCGGCCCTGGAGGTGGCCCGCGGGTACTGGGCCGCCGCCCGGCAGAACCTGGCGACGTTCACCACGACCGACGAGGAGAACGCCAGCTGGGACGTCGGCCAGGCGGGAGTCACCCTGCTGGGCCGGATCGACCTGCTGGAGGGCGACCCGGAGGCGGCCTGGGAGCGGCTGCGGCGGCCGCTGGCGGCCCGCCGGCACAAGGGCGTCTGGGTCAGGGCCCACGACCTGACGCCGACCGCCGTGCAGGCGGCCCTGGCCTGCGGCCTGTCGGCGGAGGCCGAGCGGCTGACCGACGAGGCGGCCACCGGGATCGAGGGCCGCGACGCCCCGGCGGCGGCCGCGGAGGTGCTCTGGTGCCGCGGCATGACCACCGCCGCCACCGACCCCTTGGCCGCCCTCGCCCACCTGACGCGGGCCCAGGCCCGGTACGAGGCGCTGGGCCGGTTGCACACCGCCGCCCGCGTCGCCGAGCAGGCCGGCTGCCTCCGGCTCGCCCACGACCCGGACGAGGCGGGCCACCACCTCCGGCAGGCCCTCGACGTGTTCACCCGGCTCGGCGCCACCGCCGACGCGGCACGCTGCCGGCAGGCGCTGCGCGAGACCGGGGTCCGGAGCCCCGATCCGGGCCGCCGCCACAGCTACGGGCCGGAGCTGTCCCCCCGGGAGCGGCAGGTCGCCGAGCTGCTGGCGACCGGCGCCGGCAACCAGGCGATCGCCCGCGTCCTGGGGCTCTCCACCCGCACCGCCGAGCACCACGTCGCCAACACCCTGAAGAAGCTGGGCCTGCGGCGCGACCAGGTCAGGGACGCGACGGGGGCGGGCGGCTGCACCTGA
- a CDS encoding class I SAM-dependent methyltransferase, translated as MSHPLPHTQHDVHQHDGHQHSSHQHDVHQHQAHQHDGHPHSSHQHDGHGHQGPEDDAHDQAELLDLDAEVLAEHTASVIAWLPVGTGPRRIVDLGCGTGAGTLALAEHFPAAELTAVDSSAAHLERLREKAAAAGAADRVRLVEADLDAPAWPDLGRPELVWASASMHHMADPDRTLRQVHDLLAPGGLFAVVELAGFPRFLPADAPADAPGLEERCHAALDRHHAERLPHRGADWGTLLSKAGFTVEGERTLTVDITVGIDSPRTEAVGRYALSGLRRMRGGIESALSPEDLAALDRLLDTDGPHSILRRDDLSVRTERTVWAARRA; from the coding sequence ATGAGCCACCCCTTGCCGCACACGCAGCACGACGTCCACCAGCACGACGGTCACCAGCACAGCAGTCACCAGCACGACGTCCACCAGCACCAGGCCCACCAGCACGACGGTCACCCCCACAGCAGTCACCAGCACGACGGTCACGGGCACCAGGGCCCCGAGGACGACGCCCACGACCAGGCGGAACTGCTCGACCTGGACGCGGAGGTGCTCGCCGAGCACACCGCGTCGGTCATCGCCTGGCTGCCCGTCGGGACCGGCCCCCGCCGGATCGTCGACCTGGGCTGCGGGACCGGAGCCGGCACCCTCGCCCTGGCCGAGCACTTCCCGGCAGCCGAGCTGACGGCCGTCGACTCCTCGGCCGCCCACCTGGAGCGCCTGCGGGAGAAGGCGGCCGCGGCCGGCGCGGCCGACCGGGTGCGCCTGGTCGAGGCCGACCTGGACGCACCGGCCTGGCCCGACCTCGGCCGGCCCGAGCTGGTCTGGGCCTCCGCCTCCATGCACCACATGGCCGACCCGGACCGCACCCTTCGGCAGGTCCACGACCTGTTGGCACCGGGCGGCCTGTTCGCCGTCGTCGAGCTGGCCGGGTTCCCCCGGTTCCTGCCCGCGGACGCCCCGGCGGACGCCCCAGGTCTGGAGGAGCGCTGCCATGCCGCGCTCGACCGCCACCATGCCGAGCGGTTGCCCCACCGGGGTGCCGACTGGGGGACATTGCTGAGCAAGGCGGGCTTCACCGTGGAGGGCGAGCGCACCCTCACCGTCGACATCACCGTCGGCATCGACTCACCCCGCACCGAGGCGGTCGGCCGCTACGCCCTCAGCGGCCTGCGCCGGATGCGCGGCGGCATCGAGTCCGCGCTGTCGCCGGAGGACCTCGCCGCGCTGGACCGGCTGCTCGACACCGACGGCCCGCACAGCATCCTGCGGCGCGACGACCTGAGCGTGCGGACCGAGCGCACCGTGTGGGCCGCCCGCCGCGCCTGA
- a CDS encoding NAD(P)/FAD-dependent oxidoreductase yields the protein MTRTNAAQAAEELPDGTVDAVVIGGGAAGLNGALMLARSRRSVVVIDGGGPRNAPAAEVHGLLALDGTPPAELLARGRAEVRRYGGTVRTGEVVRAAASEPSAEGDPRFTVALADGGTLHARRLLVATGLRDVLPDVPGLAEHWGRSVVHCPYCHGWEVRDEPVGVLAVGPASVHHALLFRQLTEDLVYFTRGTVLAPDTRARFAARAIRIVDTPVDRVVTAGNGSIAGVRLTDGQLVPRRVVAVATSMRARGEGLEALGLPMRDLPDGMGRHFVTGPAGATEVAGVRVAGNATDPAAQVGASAAAGALAGAHLNAELVAADTDAALAAARRDTVRG from the coding sequence ATGACGAGGACGAATGCCGCGCAGGCGGCCGAGGAACTGCCGGACGGGACCGTGGACGCCGTGGTGATCGGCGGCGGGGCCGCCGGGTTGAACGGCGCGCTGATGCTCGCCCGGTCCCGCCGCTCGGTGGTGGTGATCGACGGCGGCGGCCCGCGCAACGCGCCCGCCGCCGAGGTGCACGGGCTGCTCGCCCTGGACGGCACTCCCCCGGCGGAGCTGCTGGCACGGGGCCGCGCCGAGGTCCGCCGGTACGGCGGCACGGTACGGACCGGCGAGGTGGTCCGGGCCGCCGCCTCCGAACCCTCCGCCGAGGGCGATCCGCGCTTCACGGTCGCCCTGGCCGACGGCGGCACCCTGCACGCACGCCGCCTCCTGGTCGCCACCGGCCTGCGGGACGTCCTGCCGGATGTCCCCGGGCTCGCCGAGCACTGGGGCCGGAGCGTGGTGCACTGCCCGTACTGCCACGGCTGGGAGGTCCGCGACGAGCCCGTCGGGGTCCTCGCCGTGGGGCCGGCCTCGGTCCACCACGCACTGCTGTTCCGCCAGCTGACCGAGGACCTCGTCTACTTCACCCGGGGCACCGTTCTGGCCCCGGACACCCGGGCCCGCTTCGCCGCCCGTGCCATCCGGATCGTCGACACCCCGGTGGACCGGGTCGTGACCGCCGGGAACGGCTCGATCGCGGGCGTACGCCTGACGGACGGACAGCTCGTCCCGCGGCGCGTGGTCGCCGTCGCGACCTCCATGCGGGCGCGCGGCGAAGGGCTGGAGGCCCTGGGGCTGCCGATGCGGGACCTGCCCGACGGGATGGGGCGGCACTTCGTCACCGGCCCGGCCGGTGCCACCGAGGTGGCGGGCGTGCGGGTGGCCGGCAACGCCACCGACCCGGCCGCCCAGGTCGGCGCCTCGGCGGCGGCCGGCGCCCTGGCCGGTGCCCACCTGAACGCCGAACTGGTCGCCGCCGACACCGACGCGGCCCTCGCCGCCGCCCGGCGCGACACCGTCCGCGGCTGA
- a CDS encoding helix-turn-helix domain-containing protein yields the protein MTQESGELDSLVRKRIRALRVAQGWSLEELATRAKVSQSTLSRIENGQRRLALDQLVTLARALDTSLDQLVETATDDVVSNPMIDAAHGQMRWPLKADPGMTVIRQRLTAPPPDNPARMRAHPGREWMVVLSGTAILLLGNRRLRIETNQAAEFPTMLPHAIGAEGGPCEILGIFDRDARRGHQRGEDAEKAKRPAP from the coding sequence ATGACGCAAGAAAGTGGCGAGCTGGACAGCCTGGTACGCAAGAGGATCCGCGCCCTGCGGGTGGCCCAGGGCTGGTCCCTGGAGGAGCTGGCCACCCGTGCGAAGGTCAGCCAGTCCACCCTGAGCCGCATCGAGAACGGGCAACGCCGCCTGGCGCTGGACCAGCTCGTCACCCTCGCCCGCGCCCTGGACACCTCGCTCGACCAGCTCGTCGAGACCGCCACCGACGACGTCGTCTCCAACCCGATGATCGACGCGGCCCACGGTCAGATGCGCTGGCCCCTCAAGGCGGATCCCGGCATGACCGTCATCCGCCAGCGCCTGACCGCCCCGCCGCCCGACAACCCCGCCCGGATGCGCGCCCACCCCGGCCGCGAATGGATGGTCGTCCTCTCCGGCACCGCGATCCTGCTCCTGGGCAACCGGCGCCTGCGGATCGAGACCAACCAGGCGGCCGAGTTCCCCACGATGCTCCCGCACGCCATCGGTGCCGAGGGCGGCCCGTGCGAGATCCTGGGCATCTTCGACCGGGACGCCCGCCGGGGGCACCAGCGCGGCGAGGACGCCGAGAAGGCGAAGCGGCCGGCGCCGTGA
- a CDS encoding acyl-CoA dehydrogenase family protein: MPQDMPAEDLYRFEELLSPAESEVLGRLRDFLSAEVAPHADAWWGRAAFPHHLIPRYAELGIAGLPYPECGGAPASSMLNGFIALEMARVDASMATFYGVHSGLAMGSIARCGSPEQRSRWLPAMGRMEQIGAFALTEPQGGSDVAAGLRTTARREGDTWVLNGAKRWIGNATFADLVVVWARDEETDRVLGFVVEGANEGFAATRIENKIALRTVENADIVLTDCRVPERDRLQLADGFRDTADVLRRTRSGVAWEAIGVMLGAYRIALDYTLERQQFGGPIARFQLVQDLLVRMLGNATSCLGMVTRLAQLEDAGTFRDEHSALAKAYCTTRMRETVGWGRELLAGNGIVLDYSIGRFVADAEALYSYEGTREINTLIVGRAVTGIGAFV, encoded by the coding sequence ATGCCGCAGGACATGCCGGCCGAGGATCTCTACCGGTTCGAGGAACTGCTCTCCCCCGCCGAGAGCGAGGTGCTGGGGCGTCTGCGCGACTTCCTCAGCGCCGAGGTGGCACCGCACGCGGACGCCTGGTGGGGCCGGGCCGCCTTCCCGCACCACCTGATCCCCCGCTACGCCGAACTGGGCATCGCCGGCCTGCCCTACCCGGAGTGCGGCGGTGCGCCCGCCAGCAGCATGCTGAACGGCTTCATCGCCCTGGAGATGGCCCGGGTCGACGCCTCCATGGCCACGTTCTACGGGGTGCACTCCGGCCTGGCCATGGGCAGCATCGCCCGCTGCGGATCACCGGAGCAGCGCAGCCGGTGGCTGCCGGCGATGGGGCGGATGGAGCAGATCGGCGCCTTCGCCCTCACCGAACCGCAGGGCGGCTCCGACGTCGCGGCCGGGCTGCGCACCACGGCCCGCCGCGAGGGCGACACCTGGGTGCTCAACGGCGCCAAGCGGTGGATCGGCAACGCCACCTTCGCCGACCTGGTGGTGGTCTGGGCCCGCGACGAGGAGACGGACCGGGTGCTGGGCTTCGTCGTGGAGGGCGCCAACGAGGGCTTCGCGGCCACCCGGATCGAGAACAAGATCGCCCTGCGTACGGTCGAGAACGCCGACATCGTCCTGACGGACTGCCGGGTCCCGGAGCGCGACCGGCTGCAGCTGGCCGACGGCTTCCGGGACACCGCCGACGTGCTGCGCCGCACCCGCAGCGGGGTGGCCTGGGAGGCCATCGGCGTCATGCTCGGCGCCTACCGGATCGCCCTGGACTACACCCTGGAGCGCCAGCAGTTCGGTGGCCCGATCGCCCGGTTCCAGCTCGTCCAGGACCTCCTGGTGCGGATGCTCGGCAACGCCACCTCGTGCCTGGGCATGGTCACCCGGCTGGCCCAGCTGGAGGACGCCGGCACGTTCCGCGACGAGCACTCGGCGCTGGCCAAGGCCTACTGCACGACCCGGATGCGGGAGACCGTCGGCTGGGGCCGGGAGCTGCTGGCCGGCAACGGGATCGTGCTGGACTACAGCATCGGACGCTTCGTCGCCGACGCCGAGGCGCTCTACTCGTACGAGGGGACCAGGGAGATCAACACCCTGATCGTCGGCCGGGCGGTGACCGGGATCGGTGCCTTCGTCTGA
- a CDS encoding Acg family FMN-binding oxidoreductase — translation MTLSALTSDDFHLLAAAAGAAPSLHNSQPWLFRPTPDLRGLAVRLDLTRAVPTTDPDGRALHVSVGAALLNLRVAAGRIGRRATVRLLPDPDDPDLAAEVDLSGPAGSPPAFGRDLYPAVTLRHSSRRPFADRSVPRVVVDELQAAAEAEGASLAMPDGAGVRRILELTAEAERRTAVDLARLRETRSWLRAEAPAADGIPLGVLGPLDHDARVPVRSFTGSPPGPGVHTERFEALPQVATLSTRTDLPADWLRAGQAMQRVWLLATDHGLCASVLHQAVEWPDTRWRLRDASEGPGHVQLVLRLGYGLPGPATPRRPVSEILTTPDGRPAGDER, via the coding sequence ATGACCCTGTCGGCACTCACCTCGGACGACTTCCACCTGCTGGCCGCCGCCGCCGGCGCTGCTCCGTCCCTGCACAACAGTCAGCCGTGGTTGTTCCGGCCGACCCCGGACCTCCGCGGTCTGGCCGTGCGACTCGACCTGACCCGGGCCGTGCCGACGACCGACCCGGACGGCCGGGCACTGCACGTGTCGGTGGGAGCGGCGCTCCTCAACCTCCGGGTCGCCGCCGGACGGATCGGCAGGCGGGCGACGGTCCGGCTGCTGCCGGACCCGGACGACCCGGACCTGGCCGCGGAGGTCGACCTCTCCGGGCCCGCGGGGAGCCCGCCGGCGTTCGGCCGGGACCTCTACCCGGCGGTCACGCTGCGGCACTCCAGCCGCCGGCCGTTCGCCGACCGCTCCGTGCCCCGGGTCGTCGTCGACGAACTGCAGGCGGCCGCAGAGGCGGAGGGCGCCTCCTTGGCGATGCCGGACGGGGCCGGTGTGCGCCGGATCCTGGAGCTGACGGCCGAGGCGGAGCGGCGCACGGCCGTCGACCTGGCCCGCCTGCGCGAGACCCGGAGCTGGCTGCGGGCCGAGGCCCCGGCAGCCGACGGGATCCCGCTGGGTGTCCTCGGCCCGCTGGACCACGACGCCCGGGTGCCCGTCCGCAGCTTCACCGGCAGCCCGCCCGGGCCCGGCGTCCACACCGAGCGGTTCGAGGCCCTGCCGCAGGTCGCCACCCTCAGCACCCGGACCGACCTGCCGGCGGACTGGCTCAGGGCGGGTCAGGCGATGCAGAGGGTCTGGCTGCTGGCCACCGATCACGGGCTGTGCGCCTCGGTGCTGCATCAGGCCGTCGAGTGGCCCGACACCCGTTGGCGCCTGCGCGACGCCTCCGAAGGCCCGGGGCACGTCCAGCTGGTGCTGCGCCTGGGCTACGGGCTGCCCGGGCCGGCCACGCCGCGACGCCCGGTCTCCGAGATCCTCACCACGCCGGACGGCCGACCGGCGGGCGACGAACGGTGA